Proteins encoded within one genomic window of Ottowia sp. SB7-C50:
- a CDS encoding ABC transporter ATP-binding protein, producing the protein MSAPALELRDVRKSFGKTEIIRGVSMVVQPGERVGVIGPNGAGKSTLFNLISGRFGLSSGEILLNGQRIDGKKPYEINRAGLSRSFQITNIFPKLSVFENLRCGVLWSLGYRYTFFKFLADLDDANERAEQLMRMIHLERKRDTLAMNLTYAEQRALEIGITIAGGAGVILLDEPTAGMSRSETHHFIELIKEVTVGKTLLTVEHDMGVVFGLADKIAVVVYGEVLAFDTPEAVRANARVQEAYLGSVVADEQAGGH; encoded by the coding sequence ATGAGCGCGCCCGCCCTTGAGTTGCGCGACGTGCGCAAGAGCTTTGGCAAGACCGAGATCATCCGCGGCGTCAGCATGGTGGTGCAGCCGGGCGAGCGCGTGGGCGTGATCGGCCCCAACGGCGCCGGCAAGTCGACGTTGTTCAACCTGATCAGCGGCCGCTTTGGCCTTAGCAGCGGCGAAATCCTGCTGAATGGCCAGCGCATCGATGGCAAGAAGCCGTACGAGATCAACCGCGCCGGCCTCTCGCGCAGCTTCCAGATCACCAACATCTTCCCCAAGCTGAGCGTGTTCGAGAACCTGCGCTGCGGCGTGCTGTGGAGCCTGGGTTATCGCTACACCTTCTTCAAGTTCCTGGCCGACCTGGACGACGCCAACGAGCGCGCCGAACAGCTGATGCGCATGATCCACCTGGAGCGCAAGCGCGACACGCTGGCCATGAACCTGACCTACGCCGAGCAGCGCGCTTTGGAGATCGGCATCACCATCGCCGGCGGCGCCGGCGTGATCCTGCTGGACGAGCCGACCGCCGGCATGAGCCGCAGCGAAACGCACCACTTCATCGAGCTGATCAAGGAAGTCACGGTGGGCAAGACGCTGCTGACGGTGGAACACGACATGGGCGTGGTGTTTGGCCTGGCCGACAAGATTGCCGTGGTGGTGTACGGCGAGGTGCTGGCCTTCGACACGCCCGAAGCCGTGCGCGCCAATGCGCGCGTGCAGGAGGCGTATCTCGGCTCCGTGGTGGCCGACGAGCAGGCGGGAGGGCACTGA
- a CDS encoding BolA family protein, producing the protein MTTLPLADRMAARLREQLQPTQLEVLDESWQHEGHAGANGTGFGTHFRVRIASPQFDGRPRVARHRMVYAALQDFIDRDGVHALAIEATSA; encoded by the coding sequence ATGACCACCCTGCCCCTGGCCGACCGCATGGCCGCGCGCCTACGCGAACAGCTGCAGCCCACCCAGCTGGAGGTGCTGGACGAAAGCTGGCAGCACGAAGGCCATGCCGGCGCCAACGGCACCGGCTTCGGCACGCATTTCCGCGTGCGCATCGCCTCGCCGCAATTCGACGGCCGCCCGCGCGTGGCGCGGCACCGCATGGTGTACGCCGCGCTGCAGGACTTCATCGACCGCGATGGCGTGCACGCGCTGGCGATAGAAGCGACATCCGCCTGA
- a CDS encoding septation protein A, with the protein MKLLLDFLPLVLFFGAYKMYGIYVGTAVLMAATVAQMAIIYAIDKKLTTMHKATLALILIFGGLTLFLQDERFIKWKPTVLYTAMAVALAVALWVYRKNFLKMMLGSQLALPDPVWNRLTAAWVLYCLFMAAINGYVAAFFSTDAWANFKLWGYVFPLAFIVGQGIYVARHLSDEAPAEKTE; encoded by the coding sequence ATGAAGCTGCTGCTGGATTTCCTGCCCCTGGTGCTGTTCTTCGGTGCCTACAAGATGTATGGCATTTACGTGGGCACGGCCGTGCTGATGGCGGCCACGGTGGCGCAGATGGCCATCATCTACGCCATCGACAAGAAGCTGACGACCATGCACAAGGCCACGCTGGCCTTGATCCTGATCTTTGGCGGGCTGACGCTGTTTCTGCAGGACGAGCGCTTCATCAAGTGGAAGCCGACCGTGCTCTACACCGCCATGGCGGTCGCGCTGGCGGTGGCGCTGTGGGTGTACCGCAAGAACTTCCTCAAGATGATGCTGGGCAGCCAGCTGGCCCTCCCCGACCCGGTGTGGAACCGGCTGACCGCTGCCTGGGTGCTGTACTGCCTGTTCATGGCCGCCATCAACGGCTACGTGGCGGCGTTTTTCTCGACCGACGCCTGGGCCAACTTCAAGCTGTGGGGCTATGTGTTTCCGCTGGCGTTCATCGTCGGCCAGGGCATTTACGTGGCGCGCCATCTCAGTGACGAAGCGCCGGCGGAGAAGACCGAATGA
- a CDS encoding protein adenylyltransferase SelO, which produces MVTTPPLAAEPAFEWRHGFESLGPEFHTPLAPTPLRDPYWVARSDAMARQLGLPAGAWQTPHLLEALAGNRVLPGSRPLASVYSGHQFGVWAGQLGDGRAHLLGEVRTPADDWLELQLKGSGLTPYSRMGDGRAVLRSSIREFLASEAMHALGIPTTRALCITGSDQPVRRETVETAAVVTRVAPTFIRFGHFEHFSANGQVDELRRLTDHVIDHFYPACRAAANPAAALLAAVTQRTAALMADWQAVGFMHGVMNTDNMSILGLTIDYGPFQFMDGFDPAHICNHSDHSGRYAYHRQPQIGYWNLFALAQALMPLIDDQQAALDALEPYKTLFPAALDQRMAAKLGLPQASDASRALVREVLELMARERTDWTIFWRRLSHHVGGAPADTVHDLFVDRAAIDRWLLQYQELLAQSDRALAAGLMLKTNPAIVLRNHMAEEVIARAKLKDFQPIQDLLALLETPFDEQPAHPRWADWTGFPPDWASHIQISCSS; this is translated from the coding sequence ATGGTGACCACCCCGCCCCTGGCGGCCGAACCCGCCTTCGAATGGCGCCACGGGTTCGAAAGCCTCGGCCCCGAATTTCACACGCCGCTCGCGCCCACGCCCTTGCGCGACCCGTATTGGGTGGCGCGCAGCGACGCCATGGCGCGCCAGCTGGGCCTGCCCGCCGGCGCGTGGCAGACGCCACACCTGCTCGAAGCCCTGGCCGGCAACCGCGTGCTGCCCGGCAGCCGGCCGCTGGCCAGCGTGTACAGCGGCCACCAGTTTGGCGTGTGGGCCGGCCAGCTGGGCGACGGGCGCGCCCACCTGCTGGGCGAGGTGCGCACGCCCGCGGACGACTGGCTGGAGCTGCAGCTCAAGGGCAGCGGCCTCACGCCCTACTCGCGCATGGGCGACGGGCGCGCCGTGCTGCGCTCGTCGATCCGCGAATTCCTGGCCAGCGAGGCCATGCACGCGTTGGGCATACCCACCACCCGTGCGCTGTGCATCACCGGGTCTGACCAGCCCGTGCGGCGCGAAACGGTCGAAACCGCTGCCGTGGTCACGCGCGTGGCGCCCACATTCATCCGCTTTGGCCATTTCGAGCATTTCAGCGCCAACGGACAGGTGGACGAATTGCGCCGCCTGACCGACCACGTCATCGACCATTTCTACCCCGCTTGCCGCGCCGCCGCCAACCCCGCTGCTGCGCTGCTTGCCGCCGTGACGCAGCGCACTGCCGCCCTCATGGCCGACTGGCAGGCGGTGGGCTTCATGCACGGCGTGATGAACACCGACAACATGAGCATCCTGGGCCTGACCATCGACTATGGCCCGTTTCAGTTCATGGACGGCTTCGATCCCGCGCACATCTGCAACCACTCCGACCACAGCGGTCGCTACGCCTACCACCGGCAGCCGCAGATCGGCTACTGGAACCTGTTTGCGCTGGCCCAGGCACTGATGCCGCTGATCGACGACCAGCAGGCGGCACTGGACGCGCTGGAGCCGTACAAGACGCTGTTCCCCGCCGCGCTGGACCAGCGCATGGCCGCCAAGCTGGGCCTGCCGCAGGCCAGCGACGCGTCGCGCGCGCTGGTGCGCGAGGTGCTGGAACTGATGGCGCGCGAGCGCACCGACTGGACCATCTTCTGGCGGCGTCTGTCCCATCACGTGGGCGGCGCGCCCGCCGACACGGTGCACGACCTGTTCGTCGACCGCGCGGCCATCGACCGCTGGTTGCTACAGTATCAGGAGCTTCTTGCGCAATCTGATCGGGCGCTGGCGGCCGGTTTGATGCTCAAGACCAACCCCGCCATCGTGCTGCGCAACCACATGGCCGAGGAAGTCATCGCCCGCGCGAAGCTCAAGGACTTCCAGCCCATTCAAGACCTGCTGGCGCTGCTCGAAACGCCGTTCGACGAGCAGCCCGCACACCCGCGCTGGGCCGACTGGACCGGCTTTCCGCCCGACTGGGCATCCCACATCCAGATAAGCTGCTCGTCATGA
- a CDS encoding branched-chain amino acid ABC transporter permease yields MEFFLISMLNGLSYGLLLFMLSSGLTLIFSMMGVLNFAHASFYMLGAYLGYTISRITGFWPALVLAPLLVGALGALFERLCLRRVHRFGHVPELLITFGLSYVILEVVQLIWGRLALEFRPPEILQGPVFTLINNSSEGLSLVWGRAAPELCRAADAAVRVVCSPFPATRGFMMLVAVVMLLAVWLLLTRTRIGLVIQAALTHPDAVETLGHNVPRVFMLVFGAGSALAGLAGVIGGSTFLTEPAMAATVGSIIFVVVVVGGMGSLAGAFVASLLIGVLQTFAVALDYSLGSLLTSLGMQLSPAAQGNSLVKLTVSQVAPILPYLLLVLILIFRPKGLLGTREG; encoded by the coding sequence ATGGAATTCTTCCTTATCTCGATGCTCAACGGGCTGAGCTATGGCCTGTTGTTGTTCATGCTGAGTTCCGGCCTGACGCTGATCTTCAGCATGATGGGCGTGCTGAACTTTGCGCACGCCAGCTTCTACATGCTGGGTGCCTACCTGGGCTACACCATCTCGCGCATCACCGGCTTCTGGCCGGCGCTGGTGCTGGCACCGCTGCTGGTGGGCGCGCTGGGCGCGCTGTTCGAGCGGCTGTGCCTGCGTCGCGTGCACCGCTTTGGCCACGTGCCGGAACTGCTCATCACGTTCGGGCTGTCGTATGTGATCCTGGAAGTGGTGCAGCTCATTTGGGGCCGGCTGGCGCTGGAATTTCGCCCGCCCGAAATCCTGCAGGGCCCGGTGTTCACGCTCATCAACAACTCGTCCGAGGGGCTGAGCCTGGTCTGGGGCCGCGCCGCACCCGAGCTGTGCCGCGCCGCCGACGCCGCCGTGCGCGTGGTGTGCTCGCCGTTCCCGGCCACGCGTGGCTTCATGATGCTGGTGGCGGTGGTGATGCTGCTGGCGGTGTGGCTGCTGCTGACGCGCACGCGCATCGGGCTGGTGATCCAGGCCGCGCTGACGCACCCCGACGCGGTGGAAACGCTGGGCCACAACGTGCCGCGCGTGTTCATGCTGGTGTTTGGCGCGGGCTCGGCACTGGCCGGGCTGGCTGGCGTGATTGGCGGCAGCACCTTCCTCACCGAGCCGGCCATGGCCGCCACGGTGGGCTCCATCATCTTCGTGGTGGTGGTGGTGGGCGGCATGGGCTCGCTCGCGGGCGCCTTCGTTGCATCGCTGCTGATCGGCGTGCTGCAGACCTTTGCGGTGGCGCTGGACTACTCACTTGGCTCGCTGCTGACCAGCCTGGGCATGCAGCTCAGCCCGGCCGCGCAGGGCAATTCGCTGGTCAAGCTGACGGTGTCGCAGGTGGCGCCCATCCTGCCGTACCTGCTGCTGGTGCTGATCCTCATCTTCCGGCCGAAGGGCCTGCTTGGAACGAGGGAGGGCTGA
- the msrB gene encoding peptide-methionine (R)-S-oxide reductase MsrB, translated as MNHPVQKTDAEWRALLAEKGAEAPAYQVTRHAATERPYTGKYEQHWADGSYHCICCGAKLFDSDTKFDAGCGWPSFSLAVPGAIEERRDTSLGMERVETVCASCGAHLGHVFPDGPQPTGLRYCMNSASLDFSDGN; from the coding sequence ATGAACCATCCTGTGCAAAAGACCGACGCCGAATGGCGCGCCCTGCTGGCCGAAAAAGGCGCCGAAGCGCCCGCCTATCAGGTTACCCGCCACGCGGCCACCGAGCGCCCCTATACCGGCAAGTACGAACAGCACTGGGCCGACGGCAGCTACCACTGCATCTGCTGCGGCGCCAAGCTGTTCGATTCAGACACCAAATTCGACGCCGGCTGCGGCTGGCCCAGCTTCTCGCTGGCCGTGCCAGGCGCCATCGAAGAGCGGCGCGACACCAGCCTGGGCATGGAGCGCGTCGAAACCGTCTGCGCCAGTTGCGGCGCCCACCTGGGCCACGTGTTCCCCGACGGGCCGCAGCCCACGGGCCTGCGCTATTGCATGAATTCGGCGTCGCTGGACTTCAGCGACGGCAACTGA
- a CDS encoding branched-chain amino acid ABC transporter substrate-binding protein, giving the protein MKYRVNLMVFAAAMAVAGAASAQQGEVVKIVRIDPLTGLMGPVGTNQDKSYKFFAEKFSGKGNPAGVKFEFETIDNKLSPAESLNALKAAIDKGVRYIAQGNGSSVAAAIIDAVNKHNERNPGKEVLYLNDAAVDPDFTNSKCSYWHFRFDADTSMKMEAMTTYIKDLPDVKKVFLLNQNYSHGQQVVKYAKENLARKRPDIQIVGEDLHPLGQVRDFAPYIAKIKASGADAVITGNWGSDLSLLIKAANEGGYNGRFFTYYAGVTGTPSALGKAGEGRVYQVAYNHYNMGGQMQKWMDEFKAKYNDDFYTGSIPRIFQMLGEAMAKAKSTDPVKVAAAMEGLKANSFNGEIEMRKTDHQLQQPLYISRWEKAGGKYPYSPENTGMTLVPVKEYANYVSSTPTSCQMKRPK; this is encoded by the coding sequence ATGAAGTACCGTGTCAATCTGATGGTGTTCGCCGCGGCCATGGCCGTTGCAGGCGCGGCCTCGGCCCAGCAGGGCGAGGTCGTCAAGATCGTGCGCATCGACCCGTTGACCGGCCTCATGGGCCCGGTGGGCACCAACCAGGACAAGAGCTACAAGTTCTTTGCCGAAAAGTTCAGCGGCAAGGGCAACCCGGCCGGCGTCAAGTTCGAGTTCGAAACCATCGACAACAAGCTCAGCCCCGCCGAAAGCCTGAACGCGCTGAAGGCCGCCATCGACAAGGGCGTGCGCTACATCGCCCAGGGCAACGGCTCGTCGGTGGCGGCGGCCATCATCGATGCCGTCAACAAGCACAACGAGCGCAACCCCGGCAAGGAAGTGCTGTACCTGAACGACGCGGCGGTCGACCCGGATTTCACCAACAGCAAGTGCAGTTACTGGCACTTTCGCTTCGACGCCGACACATCGATGAAGATGGAGGCCATGACGACCTACATCAAGGACTTGCCGGACGTCAAGAAAGTCTTTCTGCTCAACCAGAACTATTCGCATGGCCAGCAGGTGGTGAAGTACGCCAAGGAAAACCTGGCGCGCAAGCGGCCCGACATCCAGATCGTCGGCGAAGACCTGCACCCACTCGGCCAGGTGCGCGACTTCGCGCCCTACATCGCCAAGATCAAGGCCTCGGGCGCCGACGCGGTGATCACCGGCAACTGGGGGTCCGACCTGTCGCTGCTGATCAAGGCCGCCAACGAAGGCGGTTACAACGGCCGCTTCTTCACCTACTACGCCGGCGTCACCGGCACGCCGTCTGCCCTGGGCAAGGCCGGCGAAGGGCGCGTCTACCAGGTGGCCTACAACCACTACAACATGGGCGGCCAGATGCAGAAGTGGATGGACGAGTTCAAGGCCAAGTACAACGACGACTTCTACACCGGCTCCATCCCGCGCATCTTCCAGATGCTGGGCGAAGCCATGGCCAAGGCCAAGTCGACCGACCCGGTCAAGGTGGCTGCGGCCATGGAAGGGCTGAAGGCCAACTCGTTCAACGGCGAGATCGAGATGCGCAAGACCGACCACCAGCTGCAGCAGCCGCTGTACATCTCGCGCTGGGAAAAGGCTGGCGGCAAGTACCCCTACAGCCCCGAGAACACCGGCATGACGCTGGTGCCGGTCAAGGAGTACGCGAACTACGTGTCGAGCACGCCGACTTCCTGTCAGATGAAGCGGCCGAAGTAA
- a CDS encoding DUF1624 domain-containing protein translates to MRQAYEGRRPLSDMVTPSHRFFGVDALRGAAMLWMTAYHFAFDLTHFGHIRQNFYTDPVWTWQRTGIVSLFLLCAGMGQALAVQQGQSWPRFWRRWGQVAACALLVSASSALMFPRSWISFGVLHGMAAMLLITRWLLVRGWLRGAVPWVGAALLMAAAPLAGEWLRTQAPAGWAAALDSRWLNWIGVVTRKPVTEDYVPLLPWLGVMWLGVGLMQWPRWAARMARAPGPLARAIAPLGRWSLSYYMLHQPVLIGALMAWGAWRAA, encoded by the coding sequence ATGCGCCAAGCCTACGAAGGGCGGCGCCCCTTGTCCGACATGGTCACGCCATCGCACCGCTTTTTCGGCGTCGACGCGCTGCGCGGCGCCGCCATGCTGTGGATGACGGCCTACCACTTCGCGTTCGACCTCACCCACTTCGGCCACATCCGCCAGAACTTCTACACCGACCCGGTATGGACCTGGCAGCGCACCGGCATCGTCAGCCTGTTTCTGCTGTGCGCGGGCATGGGGCAGGCGCTGGCGGTGCAGCAGGGGCAAAGCTGGCCGCGCTTCTGGCGCCGCTGGGGGCAGGTGGCCGCGTGTGCGCTGCTGGTGTCGGCGTCGTCGGCGCTGATGTTTCCGCGCAGCTGGATCAGCTTTGGCGTGCTGCATGGCATGGCGGCCATGCTGCTGATCACGCGCTGGCTGCTGGTGCGCGGCTGGCTGCGCGGCGCCGTGCCCTGGGTGGGCGCCGCGCTGCTGATGGCCGCCGCGCCGCTGGCGGGCGAGTGGCTGCGCACGCAGGCCCCGGCCGGGTGGGCGGCCGCGTTGGACAGCCGCTGGCTCAACTGGATCGGCGTGGTGACGCGCAAGCCCGTCACCGAAGACTACGTGCCGCTGTTGCCCTGGCTGGGCGTGATGTGGCTGGGCGTCGGCCTGATGCAGTGGCCGCGCTGGGCGGCCCGCATGGCACGCGCGCCGGGGCCGCTGGCCCGTGCCATCGCGCCGCTGGGGCGCTGGAGCCTGAGCTACTACATGCTGCACCAGCCGGTGCTGATCGGCGCGCTGATGGCGTGGGGGGCGTGGCGCGCGGCTTGA
- a CDS encoding 3-(methylthio)propionyl-CoA ligase, with protein MLGLMQSHPLLISALIEHAARHHGDGQIVSRRVEGDIHRYTWADVRRRAMQVANALDASGLGAGDRVGTLAWNGYRHLELYFGVSGSGRVLHTVNPRLLPEQIAWIVNHAEDRILCFDMTFLPIVKGIHSHCPGVKQWIALCDADKLPADTGIPHLVSYEAWIGSQADRYDWPVFDENTASSMCYTSGTTGNPKAALYSHRSTVLHAYAAALPDVMSLSARDSVLPVVPMFHVNAWGIPYSAAMTGAKLVFPGGALDGKSVYELIEGEKVTFAAGVPTVWQMMLGHMAQNKLKFSTLNRTVIGGSACPPAMIDTFRNQYGVDVLHAWGMTEMSPLGTLCTLKEKHRDLPEADQMKLRLKQGRAIFGVDMKIVGADEQELPWDGKTYGDLYVKGPWILGSYFKGEGGDPLRGGWFPTGDVATIDADGFMQITDRSKDVIKSGGEWISSIDVENIAMAHPAVAMAACIGMPHPKWDERPIVAVALKPGAEVARDELLAFFDGKLAKWQIPDDVVFVDSIPIGATGKMLKTKLREQLKDYRLPSA; from the coding sequence ATGCTGGGTTTGATGCAGAGCCATCCGCTGCTTATTTCCGCGCTGATCGAACACGCCGCGCGCCACCATGGCGATGGCCAGATCGTGTCGCGCCGCGTCGAAGGCGACATCCACCGCTATACGTGGGCCGATGTGCGGCGCCGCGCCATGCAGGTGGCCAACGCGCTGGATGCGTCCGGGCTGGGCGCCGGTGACCGCGTTGGCACGCTGGCCTGGAACGGCTATCGCCACCTGGAGCTGTACTTTGGCGTCAGCGGCTCGGGCCGCGTGCTGCACACCGTCAACCCCCGCCTGCTGCCCGAGCAGATCGCCTGGATCGTCAACCATGCCGAAGACCGCATCTTGTGCTTCGACATGACCTTCCTGCCGATCGTGAAGGGCATTCATTCGCATTGCCCGGGCGTCAAGCAGTGGATCGCCCTGTGCGACGCCGACAAGCTGCCGGCCGACACCGGCATTCCCCATCTGGTCAGCTACGAGGCGTGGATCGGCAGCCAGGCCGACCGCTACGACTGGCCGGTGTTCGACGAGAACACCGCCTCCAGCATGTGCTACACCAGCGGCACCACGGGCAACCCCAAGGCGGCGCTGTACAGCCACCGCTCCACCGTGCTGCACGCCTACGCGGCCGCGCTGCCCGACGTGATGTCGCTGTCGGCGCGCGATTCGGTGCTGCCGGTGGTGCCCATGTTCCACGTCAATGCCTGGGGCATTCCGTATTCGGCCGCCATGACGGGCGCCAAGCTGGTGTTTCCGGGCGGTGCGCTCGACGGCAAGTCGGTCTACGAGCTGATCGAAGGCGAGAAGGTGACCTTTGCCGCCGGCGTGCCCACGGTGTGGCAGATGATGCTGGGCCACATGGCGCAGAACAAGCTGAAGTTCTCCACGCTGAACCGCACCGTGATCGGCGGCTCGGCCTGCCCGCCGGCCATGATCGACACCTTCCGCAACCAGTACGGCGTGGACGTGCTGCACGCCTGGGGCATGACCGAGATGAGCCCGCTGGGCACGCTGTGCACGCTGAAGGAAAAGCACCGCGACCTGCCCGAGGCCGATCAGATGAAGCTGCGCCTGAAGCAGGGCCGCGCCATCTTCGGTGTCGACATGAAGATCGTCGGCGCCGACGAGCAGGAATTGCCCTGGGACGGCAAGACCTATGGCGACCTGTACGTCAAGGGCCCGTGGATTCTGGGCAGCTACTTCAAGGGCGAGGGCGGTGACCCGCTGCGGGGCGGCTGGTTCCCCACCGGCGACGTGGCCACCATCGACGCCGATGGCTTCATGCAGATCACCGACCGCAGCAAGGACGTGATCAAGTCCGGTGGCGAATGGATCAGCTCCATTGACGTCGAGAACATCGCCATGGCGCACCCGGCGGTGGCCATGGCGGCGTGCATCGGCATGCCGCACCCCAAGTGGGACGAGCGGCCCATCGTGGCCGTGGCGCTGAAGCCCGGCGCCGAGGTGGCGCGCGACGAACTGCTGGCCTTCTTCGACGGCAAGCTGGCCAAGTGGCAGATTCCGGACGACGTGGTGTTCGTCGATTCGATCCCCATCGGCGCCACCGGCAAGATGCTGAAAACCAAGCTGCGCGAGCAGCTGAAAGACTACCGGTTGCCCAGCGCCTGA
- a CDS encoding peptidylprolyl isomerase — translation MNKSLLAATTAALLAGALALPAAAQNVAIVNGKPVPKARLDALAQQIKAQAARTGQPVPPEMDKQLREEVIAREIFMQEAQRRGLEASPDFRAKMDLARQSVLINELFADFQAKNTVTDAEAKAEYDRVVGSQAPQAGAKEFKARHILVEKEDEAKAIIAQIKKGAKFEDIAKKQSKDPGSGAQGGDLGWANPQGYVPEFADALKKLDKGQMTDAPVKSQFGWHVIRVDDVRDAKGPELPPFEQVKPQIVQQMQQEKLVKYQEELRAKAKVQ, via the coding sequence ATGAACAAGTCCCTTCTGGCCGCCACCACCGCGGCCCTGCTGGCGGGTGCGCTGGCGCTGCCCGCTGCCGCGCAGAACGTCGCCATCGTCAACGGCAAGCCGGTGCCCAAGGCGCGGCTGGACGCGCTGGCGCAGCAGATCAAGGCGCAGGCCGCCCGCACCGGCCAGCCCGTGCCGCCCGAAATGGACAAGCAGCTGCGCGAGGAAGTGATCGCGCGCGAAATCTTCATGCAGGAAGCGCAACGCCGCGGCCTGGAAGCCTCGCCGGACTTCCGCGCCAAGATGGACCTGGCGCGCCAGAGCGTGCTGATCAACGAGCTGTTTGCCGACTTTCAGGCCAAGAACACCGTGACCGACGCCGAAGCCAAGGCCGAATACGACCGCGTGGTGGGCAGCCAGGCGCCGCAGGCCGGCGCCAAGGAATTCAAGGCGCGCCACATCCTGGTCGAGAAGGAAGACGAGGCCAAGGCCATCATCGCCCAGATCAAGAAAGGCGCCAAGTTTGAGGACATCGCCAAGAAGCAGTCCAAGGACCCGGGCTCTGGCGCGCAGGGCGGCGACCTGGGCTGGGCCAACCCGCAAGGCTACGTGCCCGAGTTTGCCGACGCGCTGAAGAAGCTGGACAAGGGCCAGATGACCGACGCGCCCGTCAAGTCGCAGTTCGGCTGGCACGTGATCCGCGTTGACGACGTGCGCGACGCCAAGGGCCCCGAGTTGCCGCCGTTCGAGCAGGTCAAGCCGCAGATCGTGCAGCAGATGCAGCAGGAGAAGCTGGTGAAGTACCAGGAAGAGCTGCGCGCCAAGGCCAAGGTGCAGTAA